Proteins co-encoded in one Gadus morhua chromosome 6, gadMor3.0, whole genome shotgun sequence genomic window:
- the LOC115545528 gene encoding sialic acid-binding Ig-like lectin 15 encodes MDGCLLATVLSLLPAFLGAQGSADDSWSMTVPPEVRATEGYPVVLPCSFSHPNHTPHSSLLVAWRQGTTRLFHCTTHAGQQACEASPQQDPRYRLQGNPREHDLSLRINSAALQDGGRYYCRVEVPGHKHASYEDRMGTLLRVEAPPRILSLSVQGSEDSGFRAQCEVEGSPLPDIQWVSPDHLLLEGLEVGRPGQGSSPSQGSSPSQGSSPSRHHAVSQLPDIRPGQQYTCSATNPLGREQATLYLLPPRREACPGATGPPLLLLLSLSLGAKALLLGGVGVWAVQGRASSGPICRWR; translated from the exons ATGGACGGCTGTCTCTTGGCCACAGTGCTCTCTCTGCTGCCAGCCTTCCTGGGAG cccagggCTCAGCCGACGACAGCTGGTCCATGACGGTGCCACCGGAGGTGCGTGCGACCGAGGGCTACCCGGTGGTGCTGCCCTGCTCCTTCAGCCACCCCAACCAcaccccccactcctccctgcTGGTGGCCTGGCGGCAGGGCACCACCCGCCTCTTCCACTGCACCACCCACGCCGGCCAGCAGGCCTGCGAGGCCTCCCCCCAGCAGGACCCCCGCTACCGGCTGCAGGGGAACCCGCGGGAGCACGACCTCTCCCTGCGCATCAACAGCGCCGCCCTGCAGGACGGAGGCCGCTACTACTGCCGCGTGGAGGTGCCGGGGCACAAGCACGCCAGCTACGAGGACAGGATGGGCACACTGCTCCGGGTGGAGG CACCGCCGCGTATCCTGTCCCTGTCGGTCCAGGGCAGCGAGGACTCGGGGTTCAGGGCGCAGTGCGAGGTGGAGGGATCCCCTCTTCCGGACATCCAGTGGGTCTCCCCGGAccacctgctgctggaggggctggaggtggggcGGCCAGGCcagggctcctccccctcccagggctcctccccctcccagggctcctccccctcccggcACCACGCCGTCAGCCAGCTCCCTGACATCCGCCCTGGGCAGCAGTACACCTGCAGCGCCACCAACCCCCTGGGCAGGGAGCAGGCCACGCTGTACCTCCTACCCCCCAGGAGGGAGGCCTGCCCAGGGGCCACCggccctcctctcctgctcctgctctcgCTGTCCCTGGGGGCCAAGGCCCTGCTgctagggggggtgggggtgtgggcgGTGCAGGGAAGGGCCTCGTCTGGCCCTATCTGTAGGTGGAGGTGA
- the LOC115545761 gene encoding uncharacterized protein LOC115545761: protein MMNLGWVLDESTMISLALLLILPTAHAQLDPLNLNSSGLEFLVAFPENIAHYHPITSLKAIEIFSLEGETLVEYKSDGIPMENDEMSRANTITVYMSGVELRRNPTSNKTIQIKSNKPIIVRIINSKDQSIQTSLVKATDKLGKVYKIPPTPSTITEILADPTSEIPERSPFTVIVMNTGAANDVQWKGDGDQTVSLAPFELAQFWMSNVAAEYEVDATEPVSVLFGHPCFTIFNCTCGMMVTPLDPESATELNYFIPPDFMTGSEKQAVLLIAGNPSPLPYDPDHPTVQSFGSVLFHIPGLLLSILPEEEFAACFQIHGNPDLGSIPRFAILVVHEDHKKLVHHGLNPLVNQVWNPILTTDYVSTRVTLLNLYKNLFWHPKSMIAVYELGSNDTTLFGNPAPIISKSTSLKGCVLDPELVNIGVKEMGWVESIKFCRGLGLELAAMDGVELRFLAPKLHAMNKTLEQVWIGYRRSSLTGDWYRLNKEEVLVTHWGKGEPGGEEEGQCAMMSLDPNKDFGWSDESYCTSAVPLCYKPPNLLR, encoded by the exons ATGATGAATCTCGGCTGGGTCCTTGATGAATCTACGATGATCTCGCTAGCCCTCCTCCTGATTCTTCCAACCGCCCATGCTCAGCTAG ATCCATTGAATCTGAACAGCAGTGGCCTTGAGTTCCTGGTGGCTTTCCCAGAAAACATCGCTCACTACCATCCCATTACATCTCTTAAGGCTATTGAAATCTTTTCCTTGGAAGGTGAGACTCTGGTTGAATATAAGTCAGATGGAATACCCATGGAAAATGATGAAATGAGTCGAGCAAATACAATAACTGTGTACATGTCTGGTGTGGAGCTGCGGAGAAACCCAACCTCCAACAAAACCATCCAAATCAAAAGCAACAAGCCCATCATCGTCCGAATCATCAACAGCAAAGACCAAAGCATCCAGACCTCTCTGGTAAAAGCGACTGACAAGTTGGGCAAAGTGTACAAGATCCCACCAACACCCAGCACGATAACAGAGATCCTGGCGGATCCTACATCAGAGATACCAGAGAGATCCCCATTCACGGTCATCGTCATGAACACTGGTGCAGCAAACGATGTCCAGTGGAAAGGCGATGGTGATCAGACGGTTTCTCTCGCACCGTTTGAACTGGCTCAGTTCTGGATGTCAAACGTGGCTGCGGAGTACGAGGTGGATGCAACTGAGCCCGTGTCTGTTCTCTTTGGTCATCCGTGCTTCACCATCTTCAACTGCACCTGTGGGATGATGGTCACTCCTCTGGACCCAGAGAGTGCCACCGAGCTCAACTACTTTATCCCACCTGATTTCATGACCGGTAGCGAAAAGCAAGCGGTTCTGCTCATAGCGGGAAACCCTAGCCCTCTTCCCTACGATCCGGACCACCCCACGGTGCAGTCCTTCGGCTCAGTGCTCTTCCACATACCCGGCTTGCTGCTCAGCATCTTGCCAGAAGAGGAATTCGCCGCCTGTTTCCAGATCCATGGAAACCCCGACCTTGGGTCCATTCCAAGATTCGCTATTCTCGTCGTCCACGAGGATCACAAGAAATTGGTTCATCACGGGCTCAATCCACTCGTTAATCAAGTCTGGAACCCCATCCTAACCACCGACTATGTCTCTACTCGCGTCACACTACTGAACCTTTATAAAAACCTCTTCTGGCACCCCAAATCCATGATTGCCGTCTATGAATTGGGAAGCAACGATACCACATTGTTTGGAAACCCTGCCCCCATCATCAGCAAGTCCACAA GCCTGAAGGGCTGCGTCCTGGATCCGGAGCTGGTTAACATAGGAGTTAAAGAGATGGGCTGGGTGGAGTCCATCAAGTTCTGCCGGGGTCTGGGCCTAGAGCTGGCCGCCATGGACGGTGTCGAGCTACGCTTCCTCGCCCCTAAACTCCACGCCATGAACAAGACGCTGGAGCAGGTGTGGATCGGCTACCGCCGGAGTTCTCTGACGGGCGACTGGTACCGGCTGAAcaaggaggaggtgttggtcACCCACTGGGGGAAGGGGGAGCccgggggagaagaggagggccaGTGTGCCATGATGAGCCTGGACCCCAACAAAGACTTTGGCTGGAGCGACGAGAGCTACTGTACTTCTGCTGTGCCGCTGTGTTATAAGCCCCCCAACCTCCTCCGATAA